From Chloracidobacterium sp., the proteins below share one genomic window:
- the aceE gene encoding pyruvate dehydrogenase (acetyl-transferring), homodimeric type: protein MYLDEFKQQLPDADPQETAEWLEALEQVVNQRGRERAQFLLRKLLKKSRLMRVGLPELVQTPYINTISPEQEPPFPGDEEMELRIRRIVRWNAVAMVVRANHHFPGIGGHLATYASSASLYEVGFNHFFRGKDGGSAGDHIFYQGHAAPGIYARAFLEGRLTVEQLEHFRREVLGKGLSSYPHPRLMPNFWEFPTVSMGLGPINAIYQARFNRYLHNRGIVDTSGSRVWAFLGDGETDEPEALGALQLAAREELDNLIFVVNCNLQRLDGPVRGNGKIIQELEAVFRGAGWNVIKVIWSRRWDPLLAKDTEGALLHIMNTTLDGEFQKYSVETGAYIRRHFFGKDPRTLAMVEHMSDRDLERLRRGGHDHLKIYAAYKAAVEHQGQPTVILVKTVKGWMLGESATGRNAAHQLKKLTEAELKKFRDLMALPIPDAKVGDAPYYHPGEKSPEVEYLRECRRRLGGELPKRVVRSKPLTLPKEDLYAEFSVATQQPVSTTMALVRLLRKLLDDKNIGARIVPIIPDEARTFGMDFLFKKIGIYAAKGQLYDPVDSNLLFSYREAKDGQLLEEGITEAGAMGSFTAAGTAYATHGEPMIPFYMFYSMFGFQRTGDQIWAAGDARSRGFLIGATAGRTTLNGEGLQHQDGHSHILASTVPCCLQYDPAFHFEVACIVREGLRRMYDRQEDIFYYITVYNENYLMPAMPRGVEDGILRGLYLFKPCLEAKRHTVQLFGSGSIMMQALEAQRLLAERYDVAADVWSATSYRALRDDALEVEAWNLAHPLETPRTPYIQKVLANAEGPVIAVSDFMKAWPDSIARWVKQPFLALGTDGFGMSDTREQLRRHFKVDAPSIAYAALYKLAEMGRLSFDEVARARAELYGEAGVLEPVGGR, encoded by the coding sequence ATGTACCTCGACGAGTTCAAACAGCAGTTGCCGGACGCCGACCCTCAAGAAACCGCTGAATGGTTGGAGGCGCTAGAACAGGTTGTCAACCAAAGAGGACGTGAACGCGCCCAGTTTTTGTTGCGCAAGTTGCTCAAGAAGTCGCGCCTGATGCGCGTCGGTCTGCCGGAACTGGTTCAGACGCCCTACATCAACACGATTTCGCCGGAGCAGGAACCGCCGTTTCCGGGTGATGAAGAGATGGAGTTGCGCATTCGGCGCATCGTCCGGTGGAACGCCGTAGCGATGGTCGTCCGAGCGAATCACCACTTTCCGGGCATCGGCGGCCATTTGGCGACCTACGCTTCGTCGGCCAGCCTCTATGAAGTCGGCTTCAACCACTTCTTTCGCGGCAAGGACGGCGGCAGTGCCGGCGATCACATCTTTTACCAAGGACACGCTGCGCCCGGCATTTACGCGCGCGCGTTTCTCGAAGGCCGTCTGACCGTCGAACAGCTGGAGCACTTCCGCCGTGAGGTCTTAGGGAAGGGCCTATCGAGCTATCCGCACCCGCGCCTCATGCCGAACTTCTGGGAGTTCCCTACGGTCTCGATGGGCTTGGGGCCGATTAATGCTATTTACCAAGCGCGCTTCAATCGTTACTTGCACAATCGCGGCATCGTGGATACTTCCGGCTCGCGCGTTTGGGCTTTTCTGGGCGACGGCGAGACCGACGAGCCGGAGGCGCTGGGCGCGCTACAGCTGGCGGCGCGCGAGGAACTGGACAACCTCATTTTCGTCGTCAACTGCAACCTGCAACGGCTTGACGGCCCCGTACGCGGCAACGGCAAGATCATCCAAGAACTCGAAGCCGTCTTCCGGGGGGCGGGGTGGAACGTCATCAAGGTCATCTGGAGCCGGCGCTGGGATCCGTTGCTAGCCAAGGACACCGAAGGCGCGCTGCTGCACATTATGAACACCACGCTCGACGGCGAATTTCAGAAGTACTCCGTCGAGACCGGCGCGTACATTCGACGCCACTTCTTCGGTAAGGACCCGCGCACACTGGCTATGGTTGAACACATGTCTGACCGTGATCTGGAGCGGCTTCGGCGCGGCGGCCATGACCACCTGAAGATTTACGCGGCTTACAAAGCGGCGGTCGAACACCAAGGACAACCGACGGTGATTTTGGTCAAGACGGTCAAGGGCTGGATGTTGGGCGAAAGCGCGACGGGTCGCAACGCTGCACATCAACTCAAAAAACTCACTGAAGCCGAGCTTAAGAAATTCCGCGATCTGATGGCGTTGCCGATTCCCGACGCGAAGGTGGGCGATGCGCCCTACTACCATCCGGGCGAGAAATCGCCTGAAGTCGAGTACCTGCGTGAGTGTCGTCGGCGGTTGGGCGGCGAACTGCCCAAGCGTGTTGTTCGGTCAAAGCCGTTGACGCTGCCGAAAGAGGACCTGTACGCGGAGTTTAGCGTCGCCACGCAGCAACCGGTTTCAACAACGATGGCCCTTGTGCGACTGCTGCGCAAACTACTCGACGACAAAAACATCGGCGCGCGGATTGTGCCGATTATCCCGGATGAGGCGCGGACGTTTGGGATGGATTTTCTCTTCAAAAAGATCGGCATCTATGCCGCCAAGGGACAACTTTACGATCCGGTGGATTCCAACTTGCTGTTTAGCTACCGCGAGGCGAAGGACGGCCAACTCCTCGAAGAAGGCATTACGGAAGCGGGGGCGATGGGGTCGTTTACGGCGGCCGGTACAGCCTACGCCACGCACGGCGAGCCGATGATTCCGTTTTATATGTTTTACTCGATGTTTGGCTTCCAGCGCACCGGCGACCAAATCTGGGCCGCCGGTGACGCGCGCAGTCGCGGTTTTCTCATCGGCGCAACGGCTGGGCGCACAACGCTCAATGGCGAGGGGCTGCAGCATCAGGACGGCCACAGTCACATCCTAGCTTCCACCGTCCCGTGCTGCCTCCAGTACGACCCAGCGTTCCACTTCGAGGTCGCCTGCATTGTCCGTGAGGGGTTACGGCGGATGTATGACCGTCAGGAAGACATCTTCTATTACATCACGGTTTACAACGAGAATTACCTGATGCCGGCGATGCCGCGCGGCGTTGAAGACGGCATTCTGCGCGGGTTGTACCTATTCAAGCCGTGCCTTGAAGCTAAGCGCCACACGGTACAGCTTTTCGGCAGCGGCTCAATCATGATGCAGGCGCTGGAGGCACAGCGCCTTTTGGCTGAACGCTATGACGTAGCGGCGGACGTATGGTCGGCGACGAGCTACCGGGCCTTGCGCGATGACGCCCTTGAGGTAGAGGCCTGGAACTTGGCGCATCCGTTGGAAACGCCGCGTACGCCCTACATTCAAAAAGTGTTGGCCAATGCGGAAGGCCCGGTCATCGCCGTCAGCGATTTTATGAAGGCGTGGCCGGACAGTATCGCCCGCTGGGTTAAGCAGCCGTTCTTGGCGCTGGGAACAGACGGCTTTGGCATGAGCGACACCCGCGAGCAACTGCGGCGACACTTCAAAGTGGATGCACCGTCTATTGCATACGCTGCGCTTTACAAGCTAGCGGAGATGGGGCGGTTGAGTTTTGACGAGGTAGCTCGCGCTAGGGCGGAGCTATACGGCGAGGCAGGCGTTCTCGAACCGGTTGGTGGTCGCTAG
- a CDS encoding formylglycine-generating enzyme family protein: MACHLWLVCLTACLTACRVYPANPPYRPLSIPPGMVFIPGGTFVRYDAAGNGHLTTVAPFFLDRTEVTNADFRRFVEATGYQSEGRWALYATPSRDQHPVVAVTWNDAVAYARWAGKRLPTEAEWEFAARAGRPTALYGTDGAGDTPDDHATFGRIVVYPKRTPLRGIQTTPVGMFPPNPFGLYDMAGNAAEWCADWFDADYYAVSPIRRPPGPAFGRGRVVRGGSWNDRAEYLKVTHRYGLPPGTIAFTLGFRCAADIPQPPRGDVWASTP; this comes from the coding sequence ATGGCTTGCCACTTGTGGCTTGTTTGCCTGACGGCCTGCTTGACGGCCTGCCGGGTATATCCCGCCAACCCACCGTACCGGCCGCTGTCCATCCCACCCGGCATGGTGTTCATTCCCGGCGGGACGTTTGTTCGGTATGACGCTGCGGGCAATGGACACCTCACAACCGTTGCGCCATTTTTCCTTGACCGGACTGAAGTAACAAATGCTGATTTCCGGCGCTTTGTGGAGGCGACCGGCTACCAAAGTGAGGGGCGCTGGGCGCTTTACGCCACGCCTAGCCGCGACCAACATCCGGTTGTCGCCGTAACATGGAACGACGCCGTGGCCTACGCCCGCTGGGCCGGCAAGCGCTTACCGACCGAGGCCGAATGGGAGTTCGCCGCACGCGCTGGGCGACCGACGGCCCTATACGGGACGGACGGCGCCGGCGACACACCGGACGACCATGCTACTTTCGGACGCATCGTTGTTTACCCGAAACGGACGCCGTTACGCGGAATCCAAACAACGCCCGTCGGGATGTTTCCACCCAACCCGTTTGGACTCTACGACATGGCGGGCAATGCGGCGGAGTGGTGCGCCGACTGGTTTGACGCGGATTACTATGCGGTCAGTCCAATACGCCGACCGCCGGGGCCGGCGTTCGGACGCGGCCGTGTCGTACGGGGCGGCTCGTGGAACGACCGCGCGGAATATCTCAAAGTTACGCACCGCTATGGACTTCCTCCCGGCACGATCGCCTTCACGCTCGGTTTTCGCTGTGCGGCGGACATACCACAACCACCCCGCGGAGACGTGTGGGCGTCCACACCGTAG
- a CDS encoding GAF domain-containing protein has translation MLTPGHYLFDLTGTLRHAAIMTEPGNAPATESTDFDLSAALSTPTFPPALTPLLDLVARGEVTLPRVVTFDAATSATLYPVELHGEKLIALVMSPSDTAQQLSRQAAVLLATTRDIHAGRTMEEIFQTLAREAAHLLPFDRASITLFRSDTNEVEIYALQEDGSSSVQVGAVVPGENTATAWVVQHGRPIITPDIRQETRFIVYDDWLKQGFRATLCHPLIVEGQVIGTLNFTSRKANAYGDDTVRLVQPLAEQAAIAIHNVRMRQRLTAESQRLRRIVEVANQVKHHLSLNTGYLSVSEILRRMCEIACDMGWARALFCLRDVAAMSANESFIAAFAGDFSEAQRIELDVLKTQRTYVGGFSTTPGARLSGVHRRIGDHSFLLGRNAESPLRLWHTGRQVVVVPLALEGKLFGTFSVDRDGPPPTTEEVEILELLTDHATVVLHNSRLIAQLQEQLAETQRLREQERAYHLQMQQTERLRALGELASGVAHNFNNALTIIQGRLGLLRAQTKDDATRRALDIIYKVAQDAANIVKRIQDFARVRQDDADFERLDLSQLVQETIEATQPEWAARASGNPVRVLCQAPTPVHIRGNPTELREVLTNLVFNALDAMPHGGEITINVYESDGAGKLVVRDTGVGMTEETKQRLFDPFYTTKGLQGTGLGLSVSHNIVSRHKGRIEVESELGRGTTFTLTFPLAPRSLTQELLPDATTLTPPRRLRILIVDDERPVAETISDIIGLLGHTAHIETNPFQALRRLREEAFDALFVDLGMPDMNGWQLIAEARRIAPNLPITLVTGWANTIRPADLQAQQVRVMAKPVDIGVVERTLSEIVSELRVTLH, from the coding sequence ATGCTTACTCCCGGCCACTACCTGTTTGACTTGACCGGCACACTGCGTCACGCGGCGATCATGACCGAACCCGGCAATGCGCCAGCGACCGAATCAACGGATTTTGATCTTTCGGCGGCGCTTTCCACGCCGACGTTTCCGCCGGCGCTAACCCCTCTACTCGACTTGGTGGCGCGCGGCGAGGTTACGCTCCCACGAGTCGTCACCTTTGACGCTGCAACCAGCGCGACGCTCTATCCGGTCGAATTGCACGGCGAAAAACTCATCGCGCTAGTCATGTCCCCGTCTGACACGGCTCAACAACTCAGCCGCCAGGCCGCCGTCTTGTTGGCGACCACCCGTGACATTCACGCCGGGCGCACTATGGAAGAAATCTTCCAGACGCTTGCCCGCGAGGCTGCGCACTTGCTTCCATTTGACCGAGCCAGCATCACGCTATTCAGAAGTGACACTAACGAGGTTGAAATTTACGCCCTTCAGGAGGATGGCTCGAGTTCGGTTCAGGTCGGCGCGGTCGTGCCGGGTGAAAATACCGCTACCGCTTGGGTCGTCCAGCATGGGCGACCGATCATCACCCCGGACATTCGACAGGAAACGCGCTTCATTGTCTATGACGACTGGCTCAAGCAGGGCTTCCGGGCCACCCTCTGTCACCCACTCATTGTTGAAGGGCAAGTCATTGGAACGCTGAACTTCACTAGTCGCAAGGCGAACGCTTACGGCGACGACACTGTGCGCCTTGTACAACCCCTAGCGGAGCAGGCAGCGATTGCCATCCACAACGTCCGAATGCGTCAGCGCCTGACTGCCGAATCGCAACGACTCCGGCGAATTGTCGAGGTCGCCAATCAGGTCAAGCACCATTTGAGCCTGAACACGGGTTACTTGAGCGTTTCCGAGATTCTGCGCCGGATGTGCGAGATTGCCTGCGACATGGGTTGGGCGCGGGCGTTGTTTTGCCTGCGTGACGTGGCCGCCATGTCCGCTAACGAATCGTTTATTGCCGCTTTCGCCGGCGACTTCAGCGAAGCGCAACGGATTGAACTTGATGTTCTCAAAACGCAGCGCACCTATGTCGGCGGCTTTTCGACGACGCCGGGGGCGCGTCTGTCGGGCGTCCACCGACGCATCGGCGATCATTCCTTTCTCCTTGGGCGCAATGCTGAGTCGCCGCTGCGTTTGTGGCACACAGGTCGGCAGGTCGTTGTCGTCCCGCTGGCGCTGGAAGGCAAGCTTTTCGGGACCTTCAGCGTAGATCGCGACGGACCGCCGCCCACCACAGAAGAGGTCGAAATTCTCGAACTGCTGACGGATCACGCAACGGTCGTTCTGCACAACTCACGGCTCATCGCTCAACTTCAGGAACAGTTGGCTGAAACCCAACGCCTGCGTGAGCAGGAACGCGCCTACCACCTCCAAATGCAGCAAACCGAACGGCTGCGGGCGCTGGGCGAACTGGCGTCTGGCGTCGCCCATAACTTCAACAATGCCCTAACCATTATTCAGGGCCGACTCGGTTTACTAAGGGCGCAAACAAAGGACGACGCGACACGGCGTGCGCTGGACATCATTTACAAAGTCGCCCAAGACGCCGCCAACATTGTCAAGCGGATTCAGGACTTTGCGCGCGTCCGTCAGGATGACGCCGATTTCGAGCGACTTGATTTGAGTCAACTTGTTCAGGAAACCATCGAGGCGACGCAGCCAGAATGGGCAGCCCGCGCCAGTGGCAATCCAGTGCGCGTTCTGTGTCAAGCGCCGACCCCGGTTCACATCCGTGGGAATCCGACCGAACTCCGCGAAGTCCTAACCAACCTTGTCTTCAACGCGCTGGACGCTATGCCGCACGGCGGCGAAATCACCATCAATGTGTATGAGAGTGATGGAGCAGGGAAACTGGTCGTCCGCGATACCGGCGTTGGAATGACGGAAGAAACCAAGCAGCGCTTGTTCGACCCCTTTTACACGACGAAGGGTCTCCAGGGGACAGGTTTGGGACTCAGTGTTTCGCACAACATCGTGAGCCGTCACAAGGGGCGTATCGAAGTCGAAAGCGAACTGGGACGTGGAACGACGTTCACGCTAACGTTCCCGCTGGCGCCCCGCTCGCTAACGCAGGAACTACTCCCCGACGCAACAACCCTGACGCCCCCACGACGGCTGCGCATTCTGATTGTGGACGACGAGCGCCCGGTGGCGGAAACGATTAGCGACATTATCGGCTTACTTGGCCACACCGCCCACATCGAAACCAATCCATTTCAGGCGCTCCGGCGGCTTCGGGAAGAAGCCTTTGATGCGCTCTTTGTTGATCTTGGCATGCCGGATATGAACGGCTGGCAGCTTATCGCCGAAGCGCGTCGGATCGCCCCCAACTTACCTATCACCTTGGTGACGGGATGGGCGAACACCATTCGCCCGGCGGATTTGCAGGCACAACAGGTTCGAGTCATGGCCAAGCCGGTTGACATAGGCGTCGTCGAGCGCACGTTGAGCGAAATCGTAAGTGAACTCCGGGTGACGCTCCACTAG
- a CDS encoding Gfo/Idh/MocA family oxidoreductase has product MVEVGVIGVGALGQHHARLYAELTGVRLVGVCDLRADVGQAVADRYGVAYFADWRELAAKVAAVSLAVPTREHCSLAVELLSQGKHVLVEKPIAATLEEADQMIATAEQAGVQLQVGHLERFNPALQAAYALVRTPRFFEIDRLNVFTPRSLDIDVVADVMIHDLDLLRWFVAAPPVAIHAVGVPALTEKVDIASARIEFADGCVANVTASRVSLEKVRKLRCFHLGGYVSVDCLAQQVTALEVVRPSKTQPQPAITSRPVTVVAEEPLRAELEHFIACVRDGRRPLVDGYAGRAALELALQVTEAIAAHARRAGLVP; this is encoded by the coding sequence ATGGTTGAAGTCGGGGTAATCGGCGTCGGGGCGCTGGGACAGCACCATGCCCGGCTCTACGCCGAGTTGACAGGCGTTCGCTTGGTCGGCGTCTGCGATCTACGCGCTGATGTGGGGCAAGCGGTCGCCGATCGCTATGGCGTCGCCTACTTTGCCGACTGGCGCGAACTGGCCGCCAAAGTCGCTGCTGTCAGCCTCGCTGTACCAACCCGCGAGCACTGTTCGCTGGCCGTCGAACTGCTGTCGCAGGGTAAGCATGTTCTGGTTGAAAAGCCCATTGCGGCGACGCTGGAAGAAGCCGACCAAATGATTGCAACAGCCGAACAGGCAGGCGTCCAGTTGCAGGTTGGTCATTTGGAGCGGTTCAACCCGGCGCTTCAAGCGGCGTATGCGCTGGTTCGAACGCCACGCTTCTTCGAGATTGATCGCCTCAATGTTTTCACGCCGCGCAGTCTGGATATTGATGTTGTCGCAGACGTGATGATTCACGACCTCGACCTGTTGCGTTGGTTCGTCGCTGCTCCACCAGTAGCCATTCACGCCGTCGGCGTCCCGGCGCTGACGGAAAAAGTGGACATCGCCAGCGCACGGATTGAGTTCGCTGACGGCTGCGTGGCGAACGTTACGGCCAGCCGCGTCTCGCTCGAAAAGGTGCGCAAGCTGCGCTGCTTCCATCTAGGAGGCTATGTTTCGGTGGATTGTCTAGCGCAGCAAGTCACGGCGTTAGAGGTTGTACGTCCTTCGAAGACGCAGCCGCAACCAGCCATTACGTCGCGTCCGGTGACGGTCGTCGCTGAAGAGCCGTTGCGCGCCGAACTAGAGCACTTCATTGCCTGTGTTCGAGACGGCCGACGCCCGCTGGTAGATGGGTATGCCGGCCGCGCAGCGCTCGAACTGGCGTTGCAAGTGACGGAAGCGATCGCTGCGCACGCCCGCCGCGCTGGACTTGTTCCATAA